A section of the bacterium SCSIO 12696 genome encodes:
- a CDS encoding TonB-dependent receptor: protein MPSNTCPVVSLLFLAAFSSSIVCSEELTESDLMQQMPMVMSATRLSQPLADTPVATTIIDRELIDASAAVEIVDLLRLVPGMQVGLSWRNHHSGFTYHGQNDGLSRRMQVLVDGRVTLSSQFGLTDWDRLGIRLDDIERIEVVRGTSAASYGSHAYLGAINIITRDAALQPGWQLSSTQGANGLSIASGRYSYVGERSQQQLRFGQYRTDGFDSANDEVRAPYIRWSGDYQLSGQQSLDWQLGYAAGDGGGGGANEFPLVDTPRSTGIVESHAVVRWNNNLSPSNQWHLQLSYNNSVTDDRSTHGQLSDFFPAGLPAGVDDEPVLSGVIDLRADRTDLEFEQSLVLNSDQRLVWGAGARLNRMRGFLTLQDFGYFEDLSSRVFANLEQRFGPLLVNAGVLVEKGDLMSAEASYRVGGNYRINDRHVVRATVARGVRQPFIAEAFHELGLKTASGRLVDALLVVPQPLQPEKIDSYALGLVSELGPVQLDVKLFRDRLSNEIIEAANPFFPDLVTAVLPGSLVRINGGSTTIKGAEFSFDAELWRDSRLWVAYSYATADQESPAAAVRAQQTLSATPRHTLALSLAQQLPGQWQASLNYYYLAEMEWLFYGQPLSSYDRLDMKLSKTFDMGGSSFKVELLGQNLFGATYSEFNLSNQFDRRGFVRVSLDF from the coding sequence ATGCCGTCGAATACCTGCCCCGTTGTTTCCCTTCTTTTTTTGGCGGCTTTCAGTTCTTCTATTGTGTGCTCAGAAGAACTCACTGAATCGGATTTGATGCAGCAAATGCCGATGGTGATGAGTGCCACCCGCTTGTCCCAACCCCTGGCAGACACACCGGTGGCTACCACCATCATTGATCGTGAATTGATTGATGCGTCAGCCGCGGTAGAAATTGTCGATCTATTGCGTTTGGTGCCCGGCATGCAAGTGGGACTCAGTTGGCGCAATCACCACAGTGGTTTTACCTACCACGGCCAGAATGATGGCTTGTCCCGGCGTATGCAGGTGTTGGTGGATGGCCGTGTGACTCTGAGTTCACAATTTGGTCTGACTGACTGGGACCGTTTGGGCATTCGCCTGGACGATATAGAACGAATAGAGGTGGTGCGCGGTACATCCGCTGCCAGCTATGGTTCTCATGCTTATTTGGGCGCTATCAATATCATCACTCGCGATGCTGCTCTGCAGCCTGGTTGGCAACTGTCTTCCACACAAGGGGCTAACGGTTTATCCATTGCCAGCGGCCGTTACAGCTATGTCGGTGAGCGCAGTCAACAGCAGCTGCGCTTCGGCCAGTATCGTACGGATGGCTTTGATAGCGCCAATGATGAAGTACGCGCCCCTTATATTCGCTGGTCTGGCGATTATCAGTTGAGCGGCCAGCAAAGCCTCGATTGGCAGCTGGGCTACGCCGCCGGTGATGGCGGTGGCGGCGGCGCTAATGAATTCCCCTTGGTGGATACCCCGCGCAGTACCGGCATTGTAGAGAGTCATGCAGTGGTTCGTTGGAACAACAACTTGTCGCCCAGTAATCAGTGGCATCTGCAGTTGAGCTATAACAACAGCGTCACCGATGATCGTTCCACACATGGGCAGCTGTCTGACTTTTTTCCTGCAGGCTTGCCTGCCGGAGTGGATGATGAACCCGTGCTATCCGGCGTGATTGATTTGCGGGCAGATCGTACTGACCTGGAGTTTGAACAGTCTCTGGTATTGAATTCGGATCAGCGCCTGGTTTGGGGCGCGGGTGCGCGCCTGAATCGCATGCGCGGGTTTCTGACCTTGCAGGATTTTGGTTACTTTGAGGATCTCAGCTCACGGGTTTTTGCCAATTTGGAACAGCGCTTTGGGCCGTTGTTGGTGAATGCTGGCGTGCTGGTGGAAAAGGGCGATTTAATGTCAGCGGAAGCGTCCTATCGGGTGGGAGGCAATTACCGCATTAATGACCGCCATGTGGTGCGTGCCACCGTTGCCCGTGGGGTGCGTCAGCCTTTTATTGCCGAGGCGTTTCACGAGTTGGGTTTAAAAACCGCCAGTGGCCGCTTGGTAGATGCTTTGCTGGTGGTGCCTCAGCCATTGCAACCGGAGAAGATCGATTCTTACGCGTTGGGCTTGGTGAGTGAGCTGGGGCCGGTACAGTTGGATGTTAAGCTGTTTCGCGACCGCCTTAGCAATGAAATCATTGAAGCGGCTAACCCATTCTTCCCGGACTTGGTGACGGCGGTTTTGCCGGGCTCTCTGGTTCGTATCAACGGCGGTTCCACCACGATTAAAGGCGCAGAATTCAGTTTTGATGCGGAACTATGGCGCGATAGCCGCTTGTGGGTTGCCTACAGTTACGCCACTGCCGACCAGGAGTCTCCCGCGGCGGCGGTGCGTGCCCAGCAAACTTTAAGTGCGACGCCACGTCATACCTTGGCCTTGTCTCTGGCACAGCAGCTGCCGGGACAGTGGCAAGCCAGCTTGAATTACTACTATTTGGCGGAGATGGAATGGTTGTTTTATGGCCAGCCTTTGTCCAGTTATGACCGTCTTGATATGAAGCTGAGTAAAACCTTCGACATGGGTGGCAGCAGCTTCAAAGTAGAGCTCTTAGGGCAAAATCTGTTTGGTGCCACCTACAGCGAATTTAACCTCAGCAACCAGTTTGATCGCCGTGGTTTTGTGCGCGTTTCTCTGGATTTTTAA
- the radA gene encoding DNA repair protein RadA translates to MAKKKTLYVCSDCGSDYSKWQGQCSDCGAWNTLSEMRHAAPSRNAGVGAGYAGAADGEVKRLAEIDLQELPRISSGGHEFDLVLGGGLVPGSCVLIGGEPGAGKSTLLLQTLCHLAESMETLYVTGEESPQQVAMRAKRLGLATDKLNIMAETSVETICHTAEKRQPKILVVDSIQVVHLADINSAPGSVSQVREAAAQLVRFAKQTGTVLLLVGHVTKDGTLAGPKVLEHMIDCSLMLEGSGDSRFRTLRGIKNRFGAVNELGVFAMTEAGLKEVNNPSAIFLSRADEVASGSLVTVVWEGTRPLLVELQALVDESPFNNPRRVVVGLDHNRLAMLLAVLHRHGGIMAADQDVFVNIVGGVKVVETSADLPLLLAVVSSFRDQTLPSDLIAFGEVGLSGELRPVPSGVERLREAAKHGFKRAIVPVANAPRQPIKGMEIIAAKTLAEALEGL, encoded by the coding sequence TTGGCAAAGAAAAAGACTCTGTATGTGTGCAGTGACTGTGGTTCCGACTACAGCAAATGGCAGGGGCAATGCAGCGATTGCGGTGCCTGGAATACGCTCAGTGAAATGCGCCATGCCGCACCCTCTCGAAATGCAGGTGTCGGTGCGGGTTATGCGGGAGCCGCCGACGGTGAAGTTAAGCGCCTGGCGGAAATCGATCTGCAAGAACTGCCGCGAATCTCCAGTGGTGGCCACGAATTCGATCTGGTGCTGGGTGGCGGTCTGGTTCCTGGTTCTTGCGTATTGATTGGTGGCGAGCCCGGTGCTGGCAAAAGTACTTTGTTGTTACAGACACTGTGCCATTTGGCAGAATCCATGGAAACCCTGTACGTCACTGGAGAAGAATCCCCTCAACAAGTGGCCATGCGCGCTAAGCGCCTCGGGCTTGCGACAGACAAGCTCAATATTATGGCGGAAACCAGCGTCGAAACCATTTGTCACACCGCGGAAAAACGCCAGCCGAAAATACTGGTGGTGGACTCCATTCAGGTTGTGCATCTGGCGGATATCAACTCCGCGCCGGGCAGTGTTTCCCAAGTGCGTGAAGCGGCAGCGCAACTGGTTCGGTTTGCCAAGCAGACAGGCACGGTATTGTTGTTGGTTGGCCATGTGACCAAGGACGGTACCTTGGCTGGGCCTAAAGTATTGGAACATATGATTGATTGCTCGTTGATGTTGGAGGGCTCTGGAGACAGCCGCTTCCGCACCTTGCGTGGCATCAAAAATCGCTTTGGTGCTGTCAACGAGTTGGGGGTGTTCGCAATGACCGAAGCGGGTCTCAAAGAGGTCAACAACCCTTCTGCCATTTTCTTGAGTCGCGCCGATGAAGTCGCCTCTGGGAGTTTGGTGACGGTGGTTTGGGAAGGCACCCGCCCGCTGCTCGTGGAACTCCAGGCTCTGGTGGACGAAAGCCCTTTTAACAACCCACGTCGGGTGGTTGTGGGTTTGGATCATAATCGCCTGGCCATGTTGTTGGCGGTGTTGCATCGCCACGGTGGCATTATGGCGGCGGACCAGGATGTGTTCGTCAATATTGTCGGCGGTGTCAAAGTGGTCGAAACCAGTGCAGATTTGCCACTGCTGTTGGCGGTAGTATCCAGCTTTCGCGATCAAACCCTGCCCAGTGATTTGATTGCCTTTGGCGAGGTGGGCCTGTCTGGCGAGCTGCGCCCGGTTCCAAGTGGAGTAGAACGTTTGCGAGAGGCTGCCAAGCACGGCTTTAAGCGCGCTATTGTGCCGGTGGCCAATGCTCCCAGGCAGCCGATAAAAGGCATGGAAATCATAGCTGCAAAGACGCTTGCAGAAGCACTGGAAGGGCTTTGA
- a CDS encoding SPOR domain-containing protein — protein MKPSLLFSGAAFLLFTGCSALPQQTSTAKDWQWLCDPSPVIEEWRCQQVAIEASIPIVPGVVQMGPVKEAPAVAKDARSQPHTPVHTERTVLEIMPEAISDTSEAEALAKEGSSVAPAVDVQPSLSGYLVQLAALGSEANAERFFEQHALPSASFLRHKTVSQGRGWYVITSHPVATRRQALALAGGLKATYPQLDTWVRSAASLQRAIRDAGGP, from the coding sequence ATGAAACCATCGTTGCTGTTTTCAGGAGCTGCTTTTCTGCTGTTTACGGGCTGCTCAGCATTACCCCAGCAAACAAGCACGGCTAAAGATTGGCAGTGGTTGTGCGACCCCAGCCCTGTCATTGAAGAGTGGCGGTGCCAGCAAGTCGCCATTGAAGCGTCTATTCCAATAGTACCTGGGGTTGTTCAAATGGGCCCTGTCAAGGAGGCCCCAGCAGTTGCCAAAGACGCCCGTTCACAACCTCATACCCCTGTACACACTGAGAGAACGGTTTTAGAAATAATGCCTGAGGCAATCAGTGATACCAGCGAGGCAGAGGCTTTGGCTAAAGAAGGGTCGTCGGTAGCCCCTGCTGTTGATGTTCAGCCGTCTTTGTCGGGTTATTTGGTACAGCTGGCGGCTTTGGGCAGCGAAGCCAATGCAGAGCGCTTTTTTGAGCAGCACGCCCTGCCTTCTGCGTCGTTTTTGCGCCATAAAACGGTTAGCCAGGGCAGAGGTTGGTATGTGATCACCAGCCATCCGGTGGCTACCCGCCGTCAAGCCCTGGCTTTGGCTGGAGGGCTTAAAGCCACTTATCCGCAGCTAGACACCTGGGTTCGCTCTGCTGCTTCACTGCAGCGTGCAATTCGTGATGCGGGTGGGCCTTAA
- a CDS encoding DUF4404 family protein — protein MAYTFDMTDEELKQQIAELRVALEEASQTDIHVKDMLGLLMEDIVRLTSENDQAQSDSQQVQSQLSQQAADFDAQHPRISGLLRQLMDQLAKMGI, from the coding sequence ATGGCCTATACTTTTGATATGACAGACGAAGAACTGAAACAACAAATTGCCGAATTGCGTGTCGCTCTGGAAGAGGCCAGCCAAACTGATATACACGTGAAAGATATGCTTGGCTTGCTGATGGAAGACATTGTCCGGCTCACTTCTGAAAATGATCAAGCACAGTCAGACAGCCAGCAAGTTCAGTCTCAGCTGAGCCAGCAAGCGGCGGACTTTGATGCCCAGCACCCAAGAATTTCCGGTCTGTTGCGCCAGCTGATGGACCAGTTAGCCAAGATGGGTATCTAG